Proteins from a genomic interval of Yarrowia lipolytica chromosome 1E, complete sequence:
- a CDS encoding uncharacterized protein (Compare to YALI0E26807g, similar to Saccharomyces cerevisiae RBA50 (YDR527W); ancestral locus Anc_1.20, weakly similar to DEHA0E15961g Debaryomyces hansenii), translated as MDCCYPRRHQFLFGRWEDKGRTPKPSVDQGSIPRHAYRQNYLLLVQQEPQTYKHTMDVGDIIERDIEDTPAPLPPMPPKAPSAFKREWKRKPKPAPAPAPAPAPAPVNNQAPPAKPTVAGRFQNDYPSDQKLTEAEEIHLENLSKLAKMSPEEIEAQRQEIMESMDENVLMALMRRAKIKEDDMEPPQQEPTVEEPEEVFNKSKPVKEEPQSEHAREEPTITEVRDDVKAELEQTKETKEAERSLGDDLKSSLGAREVKPSDMESKYDVEDEDDDDKPATTPGTPKKETKTATASEMDFDSSATPKKVKFEAKEDGDEKGKDKAESQKSGVQAVHFPKPPTFAADDEDPMSIDDEDFMEKLHEKYFPDLPKEPSKMAWMTDARHRVVEERGPDGEMTAKIIQDTSDAPLPKTMLPSEIRFDFKGNIITPKTSRNIPMNLGLHHHGENPEMAGYTIPELAQLARSSVSGQRCIAIRTLGRILYRLGNPTVMEKEYGKTIGMGLRGLIDQGRVIESITEATHAKQMNVAAYATEALWLWKQGGSDTRQAS; from the coding sequence ATGGACTGTTGTTATCCCAGACGCCACCAATTTCTGTTTGGGAGATGGGAGGACAAGGGCCGCACACCCAAACCATCTGTTGATCAAGGTTCGATACCAAGGCATGCATATCGCCAAAATTATttgctactcgtacaacaAGAACCACAGACAtacaaacacacaatggACGTTGGAGATATCATCGAGCGAGACATTGAAGACACACCGGCTCCCCTACCGCCCATGCCCCCAAAGGCTCCCAGCGCCTTCAAGCGAGAGTGGAAGCGAAAGCCCaagcctgctcctgctcctgctcctgctcctgctcctgctcccgtCAACAACCAGGCACCGCCTGCAAAGCCTACGGTAGCTGGACGTTTCCAGAACGACTATCCGTCGGATCAGAAGCTGACTGAAGCCGAGGAGATTCATCTGGAGAACTTGTCAAAGCTTGCCAAGATGAGTCCTGAGGAAATTGAGGCCCAGAGACAAGAGATCATGGAAAGCATGGATGAGAACGTGCTCATGGCACTCATGAGACGggccaagatcaaggaaGACGATATGgaacctcctcaacaggAGCCGACCGTGGAGGAGCCGGAGGAGGTTTTCAATAAGTCGAAGCCTGTCAAAGAAGAGCCACAGAGTGAACACGCGAGGGAAGAGCCGACAATTACGGAAGTTAGGGATGATGTTAAGGCAGAACTTGAGCAGACTAAAGAGACAAAGGAGGCTGAACGCTCTCTAGGAGATGACCTAAAATCGTCATTGGGAGCTAGAGAGGTCAAACCTAGCGATATGGAGTCCAAGTACGATGTTgaggatgaagatgatgatgacaaaCCTGCCACTACCCCAGGAAcacccaagaaggagaccaagacaGCGACTGCATCGGAGATGGATTTTGATAGCTCTGCCACACCAAAGAAGGTCAAGTTTGAGGCAAAGgaggatggagatgaaaaGGGTAAAGACAAGGCAGAGTCTCAGAAGTCTGGCGTTCAGGCAGTGCATTTTCCAAAGCCTCCCACATTCGCTGCTGACGATGAAGATCCCATGTCCATCGACGACGAAGACTTTATGGAGAAACTACATGAGAAGTACTTTCCTGATCTGCCCAAAGAACCGTCCAAGATGGCATGGATGACCGATGCCAGACACAGAGTGGTTGAGGAGCGAGGACCCGATGGAGAAATGACTGCCAAGATCATTCAGGACACTTCAGATGCTCCACTGCCTAAAACTATGCTCCCATCTGAGATTAGATTCGACTTCAAAGGTAACATCATCACCCCCAAGACCTCTCGAAACATCCCAATGAACCTTGGTCTGCATCACCATGGCGAGAACCCAGAGATGGCTGGATATACCATTCCCGAGCTAGCTCAACTTGCGCGAAGTTCGGTGTCGGGGCAGCGATGTATTGCCATCAGAACCCTCGGACGAATTCTGTACCGTCTTGGAAACCCTACTGtcatggagaaggagtatGGAAAGACCATTGGCATGGGTCTTAGAGGTCTCATTGACCAGGGACGAGTCATCGAATCAATCACCGAGGCCACCCATGCCAAGCAGATGAACGTTGCAGCATACGCTACCGAAGCTCTCTGGCTGTGGAAACAGGGCGGAAGTGATACTCGACAGGCTAGTTAG
- a CDS encoding uncharacterized protein (Compare to YALI0E26895g, similar to Saccharomyces cerevisiae GTB1 (YDR221W); ancestral locus Anc_8.431, weakly similar to DEHA0E18150g Debaryomyces hansenii), whose product MKISAIFALGAASAAMALKGVAPEDEHLYKISNGIWKCLNHPHIRLEAHQLNDDYCDCPDGSDEPGTAACVGIKDYDIRKKLTFYCANKGHIPGRLPSNRVGDGICDSDICCDGSDEDDGICPNVCAEMAAERITKENELKKTLSEGLNARQKLLGRLGAIQKTTKEEESAIIEKIYDINVGIKEAEKKLAAEIEKAKEDFGYEAPKPEQSPLEKLTNFLGPEIQQKIMGFATDARMWMVANGLMPHPDHTKSANSNEPQNVRDARDELQDEQEELEKTLEEQKVLADKSKALRAGKAPAVIFSLQGECVSSHIGEYDYEVCFGQQCHQRGNNINVSLGHFNSIEELPRSADWDEVLEGPRYSYVMRYVSGARCWNGPERISNVHLRCGAEPQILSVSEPEKCEYDIRMVTPAVCEGAIVQEGKHDEL is encoded by the coding sequence ATGAAAATCTCGGCTATCTTCGCGCTGGGAGCTGCCTCTGCCGCCATGGCGCTTAAGGGCGTGGCTCCTGAAGATGAGCATCTCTACAAGATCTCCAATGGAATTTGGAAGTGTCTCAACCACCCCCACATCCGTCTGGAAGCCCACCAGCTCAACGACGACTACTGCGACTGTCCGGATGGCAGCGACGAGCCCGGAACCGCTGCCTGTGTCGGAATCAAGGACTACGATATTCGAAAGAAGCTCACATTTTACTGTGCTAACAAGGGTCATATTCCAGGACGACTTCCTTCCAACAGAGTAGGAGATGGTATCTGTGATTCCGACATTTGCTGCGACGGCTCCGACGAGGATGACGGCATCTGCCCCAACGTGTGTGCCGAGATGGCAGCCGAGCGAatcaccaaggagaacgagctcaagaagactCTTAGTGAGGGTCTCAATGCTCgacagaagctgctgggACGACTGGGAGCTATCCAGAAGACCAcaaaggaggaggagagcgCCATTATTGAGAAGATTTACGACATAAATGTCGGaatcaaggaggccgagaagaagctggccGCTGAGAtcgagaaggccaaggaggactTTGGATACgaggcccccaagcccgagcAGTCCCccctcgagaagctcaCCAATTTCCTCGGTCCCGAAATCCAGCAGAAAATCATGGGCTTTGCTACCGATGCTCGAATGTGGATGGTTGCTAACGGTCTCATGCCTCACCCTGACCATACCAAGAGTGCTAACTCCAATGAGCCCCAGAACGTACGAGACGCCCGAGACGAGCTCCAGGACGAGCaggaagagctggagaagactctcgaggagcagaaggTGCTTGCTGACAAATCCAAGGCTTTGCGGGCAGGAAAGGCTCCTGCTGTCATCTTCTCCCTGCAGGGAGAGTGCGTCTCGTCCCACATCGGAGAGTACGACTACGAGGTGTGTTTCGGGCAGCAGTGCCACCAGCGAGgcaacaacatcaacgTGTCTCTGGGCCATTTTAACTCCATCGAGGAGCTGCCCCGATCAGCTGACTGGGATGAGGTTCTGGAAGGCCCTCGGTACTCGTATGTCATGCGGTACGTTTCTGGTGCTAGATGCTGGAACGGGCCCGAGCGTATCTCCAACGTCCATCTTCGATGTGGAGCAGAGCCTCAGATTCTATCTGTTTCCGAGCCTGAAAAGTGCGAGTATGATATTCGAATGGTGACCCCTGCTGTCTGCGAGGGCGCCATTGTCCAGGAGGGAAAACATGATGAGCTGTAG
- a CDS encoding uncharacterized protein (Compare to YALI0E26873g, weakly similar to uniprot|P39520 Saccharomyces cerevisiae YLR223c IFH1 pre-rRNA processing machinery control protein, similar to Saccharomyces cerevisiae CRF1 (YDR223W) and IFH1 (YLR223C); ancestral locus Anc_8.434), which yields MARRKSSVHRPTYSGKRLEDVLQMKKTGRKTPMPARKAPVASKRYGRKALYQPDLSVEEEDDNDEDLDSEDEAFETIIAAVNDEGSQDEASNGEDDDDTDSDDEDEDTDSSIDETSLPEAYRRRKFGAKSAKKSMLQNENESAIADSSEESDLSSLSDIETRLSSKDSTLVRRKSRRGSVVDHTLDEHVEFPRHKEEEGDSSDDSFEEDSLLKAIEADSSPNPDESDFDDEIGDLDEEEFENGDLGSPLSEGDNSYSSINDFSDEVDKDFDAINDNDIEREEEDAILQEMAENGDRLQTLSPTDDDESVASFGNYSRRNSHSQHHYTGYSSDEDDYSFEDNDPFFEPRDPNQVLITNGEIGVENNNTLNNTIRNNTTTDTPKGFTSDDDSYLFGYFFSDGSSSENEDKMNNSTKRRPSLSTPKKPPAAGSSSSIFKNNQNGYSDYTVDSGDSTDEDTTLPPRTQKKCNTATEILSSSNIASRPPMLGSWVMTKERPFGIIDGLTTRSLSGQKSPPTTNGKSNSNGGIRYSTAIESDDCSDISDLNDIVLDEFIYTSDLDEEAPKDVCQEAQPYSTSSNVPLSAFRNRGLISNPLYQQRFTGTPIPSRRRPSHSREAIITPVRGLKKIKKKQFRKDLLMHKDYDGNDYDSGMVAEYSDGFNGFYGGL from the coding sequence ATGGCCAGACGAAAATCCTCGGTCCATCGGCCAACCTACTCCGGTAAAAGACTGGAGGATGTCCTacagatgaagaagacggGGCGAAAGACCCCCATGCCTGCTCGAAAGGCCCCTGTGGCCAGCAAACGATACGGACGCAAGGCTCTCTACCAACCAGACCTTtctgtcgaggaggaggacgacaatGACGAAGACCTCGACTCGGAAGATGAAGCATTTGAGACCATCATTGCAGCCGTCAATGATGAGGGCTCTCAAGATGAAGCCAGCAAtggtgaagatgacgatgatACCGATAGtgacgatgaagatgaagacaCTGACTCTTCCATTGACGAGACCTCCCTGCCAGAAGCATACAGGCGGCGCAAGTTTGGAGCCAAGTCTGCCAAAAAGAGCATGCTTCAAAACGAAAACGAGTCTGCCATTGCTGACAGCAGTGAGGAGTCTGACTTGTCCAGTCTTTCGGACATTGAGACTCGGCTTAGTTCCAAAGACAGCACTCTGGTGCGACGAAAGTCTCGCCGAGGCTCCGTTGTTGACCATACACTTGATGAACATGTGGAGTTCCCTCGTCATaaagaggaggaaggagaCTCTTCAGATGACTCGTTCGAAGAAGACTCTCTACTCAAGGCTATCGAAGCAGACTCTTCGCCAAACCCTGATGAGAGCGATTTCGATGACGAGATTGGAGATcttgacgaggaggagtttgagaacGGAGACCTGGGCTCCCCCCTGTCTGAGGGCGACAACTCGTATTCGTCAATCAACGACTTCTCCGATGAAGTTGACAAGGACTTCGACGCCATCAACGACAATGACAttgagagagaggaggaagacgcCATTCTACAGGAGATGGCAGAGAACGGAGATAGGCTGCAGACTCTGAGCCCCACagatgacgacgagtctgTGGCGTCATTCGGCAACTACTCCCGACGAAACTCTCACTCCCAGCATCACTATACCGGATACTCGtctgacgaagacgacTATTCGTTTGAGGACAACGACCCCTTCTTTGAGCCTCGAGACCCCAACCAAGTTCTCATTACTAACGGCGAAATTGGCGttgaaaacaacaacactcTCAACAATACCATTCGCAATAATACTACCACGGATACTCCCAAGGGGTTTACCTCAGACGATGACTCCTATCTGTTTGGATACTTCTTTTCCGACGGATCATCGTCCGAGAATGAAGACAAGATGAACAACTCTACCAAACGAAGACCTTCTCTCTCGACTCCTAAGAAACCTCCTGCGGCAGgctcgtcttcttccatcTTCAAGAACAACCAGAATGGCTATAGCGACTATACTGTTGACTCTGGAGACTCGACCGACGAAGACACCACGTTGCCTCCCCGAACACAGAAGAAGTGCAACACAGCCACGGAGATTCTTTCATCCTCCAACATTGCATCGCGACCCCCAATGCTGGGTTCTTGGGTCATGACCAAAGAGAGGCCATTTGGCATCATTGACGGACTCACTACACGGTCTCTTTCGGGTCAGAAGAGTCCCCCCACTACCAATGGTAAGAGCAATTCCAACGGTGGCATTCGATACTCGACAGCTATTGAGTCAGATGACTGCTCCGACATTTCAGATCTGAATGACATTGTCCTCGACGAGTTCATCTACACCAGTGATCTGGATGAAGAGGCCCCCAAGGACGTGTGTCAAGAGGCCCAGCCGTACTCGACCTCTTCCAATGTGCCTCTGTCGGCTTTCAGAAATCGAGGACTTATTTCCAACCCTCTTTACCAGCAGCGGTTTACGGGAACTCCCATCCCCTCCAGACGTCGACCCTCTCACTCTAGAGAGGCTATCATCACTCCTGTGCGAGGcttgaagaagatcaagaagaagcagttcCGAAAGGACTTGCTAATGCATAAGGACTACGATGGGAATGACTATGATAGTGGAATGGTGGCCGAGTACTCCGATGGTTTCAATGGCTTTTATGGTGGTTTATAA
- a CDS encoding uncharacterized protein (Compare to YALI0E26829g, similar to Saccharomyces cerevisiae GAL10 (YBR019C); ancestral locus Anc_3.218, similar to uniprot|P04397 Saccharomyces cerevisiae YBR019c GAL10 UDP-glucose 4-epimerase): MTQAAAEHVLVTGGAGYIGSHTVIALVEAGRKPVIVDNLDNSCEEAVRRIEQIVGEKIPFFEVDIRDTNGLDEVYKQYPTITSVLHFAGLKAVGESGQIPLEYYNCNVAGSINLLQWCQKHNIHNFVFSSSATVYGDVTRFEGMIPIPEECPTGPTNPYGRTKMMIEDIIRDHVRANAPWNAAILRYFNPMGAHPSGLVGEDPLGIPNNLLPYLAQVAVGRREKLFVFGDDYPSRDGTPIRDYIHVCDLAAGHVAALEKLEAVDKERKQLPQGSPELKHGFSREWNLGTGHGSTVLEVVKAFSNAVGKDLPYEITGRRDGDVLDLTAKPGRANSELNWKAEKTLDESCSDLWRWTSENPYGYKKDRHDK, encoded by the coding sequence ATGAcccaggctgctgctgaacaCGTGCTCGTCACCGGAGGAGCCGGATACATCGGCTCTCACACTGTTATTGCTCTGGTTGAGGCTGGACGAAAGCCAGTCATTGTCGACAACCTGGACAACTCGTGTGAGGAGGCTGTGCGCCGAATCGAACAGATTGTGGGCGAGAAAATCCCCTTCTTTGAGGTTGATATCAGAGACACTAACGGTCTGGATGAAGTGTACAAGCAGTACCCAACCATCACCTCTGTGCTGCATTTCGCTGGTCTCAAGGCCGTGGGAGAATCTGGCCAGATTCCTCTGGAGTATTACAACTGCAACGTGGCGGGTTCCATTAACCTCCTGCAGTGGTGCCAGAAGCACAACATCCACAACTttgtcttctcgtcgtccgCCACCGTCTACGGAGACGTCACCCGGTTTGAGGGCATGATTCCCATTCCTGAGGAGTGTCCCACCGGACCCACTAACCCTTACGGACGAACCAAGATGATGATCGAGGACATCATTCGAGATCACGTGCGAGCCAATGCTCCCTGGAACGCCGCTATTCTGCGATACTTCAATCCGATGGGTGCCCATCCCTCTGGTCTGGTTGGAGAGGATCCTCTTGGTATCCCCAACAACCTGCTTCCTTACCTTGCCCAGGTTGCCGTGGGCCGACGAGAGAAGCTCTTTGTGTTTGGTGACGACTACCCCTCTCGAGATGGAACTCCCATCCGAGACTACATCCACGTGTGCGAtcttgctgctggccacGTGGCTGCccttgagaagctcgaggCTGTCGATAAAGAGCGAAAGCAGCTGCCCCAGGGGTCCCCCGAGCTCAAGCACGGTTTCTCTCGAGAATGGAACCTAGGAACCGGCCACGGATCTACTGTGCTTGAGGTCGTCAAGGCCTTTTCCAACGCCGTGGGTAAGGACCTACCCTACGAAATCACCGGTCGACGAGACGGAGACGTTCTGGATCTCACCGCGAAACCCGGCCGAGCAAACTCCGAGCTCAACTGGAAGGCAGAGAAGACTCTCGACGAAAGCTGCTCCGAtctgtggagatggacCAGCGAGAACCCCTATGGTTACAAAAAGGACCGTCATGACAAGTAA
- a CDS encoding uncharacterized protein (Compare to YALI0E26917g, no similarity) — MIPRRFLRLPVIACFLALCGIVLYTIHSTGHIDKLNLYRYTTGNKAVYRPASGKPSKVILLESGGSHEEVTTAFLTSLVETTSKSSAFIYPFFKLVRFQMGPIMKSTIGNHTNVAKYVHSNKLKEYKTRVGRPDVVLSITCEHDSKEHSAVFNEWLAQGVSLVCVVHHADRWLANSDYGHYERLSPWIEKNQVTFVTLSEHVNQNLKNESAATWSPEHQEKLRTKVFTPVFRAPTRPHKSPMPVLGLNLQGDFDSKRRDYKLLFSQLAKIVDSMSSVKMYLVGHGIPPEVPEQIKSKVEFMTDLSFTDFYGHMSEGLAIVPAFASNDYYSKKASSSVPASIIAGVPLVGSQKLLDAYTYLSENEVWFAEEGETDIDAIHRLVTETPSPEVLEQQLRFRQRKLLDKRESLIRLNGRIMVDLLQHVLSTDESYYRMEWQWEW, encoded by the coding sequence ATGATACCAAGACGGTTTTTGCGACTCCCTGTTATTGCGTGCTTCTTAGCACTCTGCGGCATCGTTCTCTACACTATTCACTCGACAGGGCACAtcgacaagctcaacctATACCGCTACACGACGGGTAACAAAGCGGTGTATCGACCGGCAAGTGGAAAGCCCTCCAAGGTGATTCTGCTGGAATCCGGAGGAAGTCACGAGGAGGTCACTACCGCATTTCTGACCTCGCTCGTCGAGACTACCTCCAAGTCTTCTGCGTTCATCTATCCCTTCTTCAAGCTGGTGCGATTTCAGATGGGTCCTATCATGAAGTCGACCATTGGTAACCACACCAACGTGGCCAAGTACGTGCATAGCAACAAACTGAAGGAGTACAAGACGCGCGTGGGCCGACCAGATGTCGTTCTCTCTATCACCTGTGAGCACGACTCTAAAGAGCACTCTGCAGTGTTCAACGAATGGCTCGCCCAGGGAGTCTCTCTTGTCTGTGTAGTTCATCACGCCGACAGATGGCTCGCCAACAGCGACTACGGTCACTACGAGCGACTGTCTCCTTGGATCGAAAAGAATCAAGTCACCTTTGTCACTCTATCTGAGCACGTCAACCAGAACCTTAAGAACGAATCTGCTGCTACCTGGAGTCCCGAGCACCAGGAAAAGCTCCGTACGAAGGTCTTTACTCCTGTTTTCAGAGCCCCCACCCGACCCCACAAGTCGCCCATGCCAGTCCTGGGACTCAATCTACAAGGAGACTTTGATTCCAAGCGACGAGACTACAAGTTATTATTTAGTCAACTTGCAAAGATCGTTGACAGCATGTCTTCAGTCAAAATGTATCTTGTTGGTCATGGCATCCCACCTGAGGTCCCTGAGCAGATCAAGTCCAAGGTCGAATTCATGACAGACCTGTCTTTCACAGACTTTTATGGTCACATGAGCGAGGGTCTTGCCATTGTCCCTGCCTTTGCATCCAATGACTACTACTCCAAGAAagcctcttcttctgtccCTGCTTCCATTATCGCAGGGGTTCCTTTGGTGGGAAGCCAGAAACTGCTTGATGCATACACTTACCTGTCTGAAAACGAGGTGTGGTTTGCTGAAGAGGGCGAGACTGACATTGATGCTATCCACCGGCTAGTTACCGAGACCCCCAGCCCCGAGGTTCTCGAGCAACAGCTACGTTTCCGTCAACGCAAGCTGCTCGACAAGCGAGAGAGTCTCATTAGACTTAACGGAAGAATTATGGTTGATCTTCTGCAGCATGTGTTGAGCACCGACGAGTCATACTACCGGATGGAATGGCAATGGGAGTGGTAA
- a CDS encoding uncharacterized protein (Compare to YALI0E26851g, similar to uniprot|Q9P748 Neurospora crassa Related to translation initiation factor 3) encodes MSETLQISRVAGTNGAPTHVTVTAQALFQILDHALRREEEQSKVIGTLVGIRSEDGSEVEVRNAYAVPHSESEQEMTIDLEYNPTMLALHRKAFPKEVIVGWYATSSELNTFSGLIHDYYTQLDGTPAIHLTVEAANLADTLLPRTYVASAVGIDPSKNSGNCVFVPISNEVKFNDSADRAALEAISSARESPERSINLTSDLANLENSLTQVLDMLERVQTYVARVISGEESSEKAQQVGKQLLSTLTLTPSLDAQNLEALFNSHLQDVLMVVYLANTVKTQLQLSAKLTTLV; translated from the coding sequence ATGTCGGAAACTCTTCAGATCAGCAGAGTCGCAGGCACCAACGGCGCCCCTACACACGTGACCGTCACCGCCCAGGCTCTTTTCCAGATCCTCGACCATGCTCTCAGAcgcgaggaggagcagtcCAAGGTCATTGGTACCCTTGTTGGTATTCGTTCCGAGGACGGCAGCGAGGTTGAGGTGCGAAACGCCTACGCCGTTCCCCACTCCGAGTCCGAGCAGGAGATGACTATCGATCTCGAATACAACCCCACCATGCTTGCTCTCCACCGAAAGGCCTTCCCCAAGGAAGTGATTGTCGGCTGGTACGCTACTTCTTCGGAGCTCAACACCTTCTCCGGACTCATTCACGACTATTACACTCAGCTGGATGGAACCCCCGCAATCCACCTGACTGTCGAGGCCGCCAACCTCGCAGACACCCTTCTGCCCCGAACCTACGTGGCATCCGCCGTGGGCATCGATCCCAGCAAGAACTCGGGCAACTGTGTCTTTGTGCCCATTTCTAACGAGGTCAAGTTCAACGACTCGGCTGACCGAGCCGCTTTGGAGGCTATCTCCTCTGCCAGGGAGTCTCCCGAGCGAAGCATAAACCTGACGTCCGATCTGGCCAACCTGGAGAACTCGCTGACCCAGGTGCTCGACATGCTGGAGCGAGTCCAGACCTACGTTGCTCGAGTCATCAGCGGCGAGGAGTCTTCTGAGAAGGCCCAGCAGGTTggcaagcagctgctgtcCACTCTGACCCTGACTCCCTCTCTGGACGCCCAGAACCTCGAGGCGCTTTTCAACTCTCACCTGCAGGACGTTCTCATGGTGGTCTACTTGGCCAACACCGTCAAGACTCAGCTTCAGCTTTCTGCTAAGCTCACCACTCTGGTCTAA